The window GTCCAGTGCGTCGGCACCGTGATGGCGGGCAGCCCGGCGACGTTGAGCCACGACGTGAACGGCGTGTACTGGCACTGCTGCTCGAAGTTCCGCTCCGGATCCTCGGCGTCGTACCACCCGATGGGCCGGGGGGTGAGCGCGAGCGCGGGCGTGACGACGGCGTCGTACGGGCTGAGCTGTGCGATCAGCGACCGCTCGTAGGCCGTGAGGATGCGTACCGCCTCGCCGAGCTGTCGGGCCGGGACCTCTCGACCCGACCGGATCAGCCACTGCGTGAGTGGTTCCAGCTTCCCGAGGATCTCGGGGTCGTCGATCGGCACCGCCGACGCGCCGCCCATCCACAGGGTCCGGAAGGCCGGTGCGTACTCGGGAGCCTCGTCCAGGACCAGCTCGGTGACCTCGTGCCCGAGGCCCGACAGGGCGCGCACACCCGCGTCCAGCCCGGCCCTGGCCTCTGGCGACACCACGATGTCGTAGAACCCGTCCCACGCCGACGAGGTGGTCACGCCGATGCGGGCCACACCGCCCCCGGCCGCGCCACCCGCGGGCAGCGCGGCGCGCTGCGCCGCCGCCAGGTACGTCCCCGCCGCATACGACGGCGCCCGCAGCGTGTACGGGTGCGCGACGCCGCCCTCGGCGTCGCGCGGGAGCATCGCCTCCAGCAGGAGGGCGGTATCGGCCACGGTGCGCGCGATCGGACCGTTCACGACCAGTCCACCCAGCGAGTCGACGCCGCTGCCCGCGGGCAGCAGCCCGCGCGTCGGCTTCAGTCCGACGACGCCGCAGGCGGCCGCCGGAATGCGGATCGAGCCGCCGCCGTCGGACCCGGGCGCGAACGGCAGCAGCCCCGCCGCCACCGCCGCGGCCGCCCCGCCGCTCGACCCGCCCGCGCCGCGGGTCAGGTCCCACGGCGTACGCGCCGGCGGGAGGCCGACGGGTTCGGTGTAGGCGGGGAAACCCAGCTCTGGCGCGGCCGTCTTGCCGAGGCTCACAACGCCGGCGGCGTCGAGCACCTTGACCATCTCGTCGCTCTCCTGCGCCGGCGGCAGCCCCGCGAACGCACGCGACCCGAAGCCCGTCGGTACCCCGGCGCGGTTCCACAGGTCCTTGTCCCCGGTGGGCAGGCCCCACAGGCTGCCTGACGGCGGCGGCCCGCTGCGGTGCGGACCGTCGACACCGGCTTTCTGGAGTGCCGCGGCGCGCTCGCGCGCGAGGTCCGGGGTGACGGTGGCGAAGGCGCCGACGTCGGGACCCAGCCGCTCCACCCGGTCGAGGAAATACTCGGTGACCTCGCTGGGCGTGAGCTCGCCGGCAGCGAGGAGATCGCGGAGCTCGACGGCGGTCCGTTCATGCAGGGCATCCATCCGGCCAGGCTAAACGCTCTTCGGTACGTGGGCGGGGTGGCCTGACCTGCGTCGATGTTCTCGATCTACCTAACAACGCGCCCCGGAGATAAACCCACGACGCGCAGAATGCGCTTGTGCGGCATATGTTCATGGAGTGCTGGCACCTTTACGCCGCGTCAACGGTGGCGTGGCGGAGGTGCCGCAAAAATCTCGAAGGGGGAGAGAACCTTGCCATTCCTCAATACAGGTATGACTGTGCAAGCCGTCAACTGGCTGGAACCGCTCACGAACGCTCTGGGCGCGATAGCGAGCTTCATCCCACAGCTCCTCGTGTTCCTGATCGTTCTCCTCATCGGGTACTTCATCGCCAAGGCGATAGCCCGGTTCGTCGGGATGATCCTGAGGCGTATCGGCTTCAACAAGGTGCTCGAGCGCGCGGGAGCGAACCGGCTGCTGGCCGGGTCGGGCATCGAGCCGATCGAGCTGCTCACGAAGATCATCTACTACTTCATCCTGCTGATCACGCTCCAGCTCGCGCTGAGCGCATTCGGGCCCACCAACCCGGTGAGTGCGATCGTCAACGACATCGTTGCGTGGCTCCCGAGCCTGGTCGTCGCAATCGTCATCGTCGTGATCGCAGGCGCCATCGCGAATGCCGTGAAGGACCTTCTTCTCAACACCCTGGGCCGCGTTTCCTACGGCCCCTTCGTTGCGAAGGCCGTCTCGTTCTTCATTCTCGCGCTGGGTGTTATCGCCGCCGTGAACCAGATCGGCATCGGCACCACCGTGACAATGCCCGTCCTGGTGGCATTCCTGGCCACCCTGGCCGGAATTCTGATCGTCGGTGTCGGCGGTGCGCTGATCGGCCCCATGCGCTCGCGCGTCGAGGCTTTCCTGAACAACCTGTCGGACGGCGGCGGCGCTGCCGCAACCCCCGCAGCGGAGCCCCACGTCAACCCCGGCCCCGAGCCGGGCACGGGCGGGACCACCTCGTTCGCCCCGCCGCCGCGCGACTTCTGATCGCCTGACCGGCCGGTAGTACGACGACGCCGGGGCCGCACCGTCCAAGAGACGGCGCGGCCCCGGCGTTCGGCTGTCGTCAGGCCTCGCTCAGCAGCTCCCGCGCCTCGCCCACCACGTCGGCCAGGCGCTCCAGGTCCGGGTCGTCCGCCGTCGGCTGGATCGCCACGGTGTCCGCGCCGGCCGCGCCGAACCGGCGCACGCCGTCGGCCAGCGCCTGGGCGTCACCCCACACCGCATAGTCCGCAAGCTGCGCGTCCTCGGTCACCTCCCGGCCGGTCTTGCTGGTCTCCGCGCGCAGGCGGGCGGCCGCGTCCGGCCCCGTCCCGCCGTACACGAACTGGACCACGGTGAACTCCTCCGCGGCGTCCTGGTCGGCCGCGGCGCGCCCCTCGGCGATCCGCTCCAGTGCGGCCGGCAGCCTCGCCAGGCCCACGGAGTCCTCCAGCACCACACCGTCGCCCACCTCACCCGCCAGGCGCAGCGACTTCGGCCCCGTCGCGGCGACCGGCACTCGCACGGGCCGTGCAGGCGGCCAGTCCAGCGCGACGTCGTCCAGCGACACGTACCGGCCCGAGGTAGTGACCCGCTCACCGGCCAGCAGCGCGCGCAGCGCCGTCGAGTACTCCCGCATGAGCGTCAGGGGTGACGCGGCCTTGGCTCCCACCTGCGCCATCCACGACTGGACGCCGTGCCCGATCCCGGGAATGAGCCGGCCCGGGAACATGCCGTCGGCCGTCGCTACCTCCATCGCGGTGAGCGCCACGTTCCGCAGGGGCGTGGGCATCACGCCGATCCCGACCCGGACGTGGTCGGTGGCGCCGAGAATCGCGCTCGCGGCGGAGATCCCGCCCGACTGGAAGCAGTCCTCCCAGAGCCAGATCTCCTCGATCCCCGCGGCCTCGACCGCGCGGGCGAGCGGGATGATGCGAGCCGGCGGGTTCGAGGGACGGATGATGTACGCCAGTGTCGTCATGGCCCCACGCTGTCACGGAGCGAGCCGTCAGATCCAGCCCTTACGCGCGGCGTGCCAACCAAGCTGGATGCGGGTCGAGACCCCGGCGATGTCCATCAGCACCTTGACGCGCCGCTGCACCGTCCGCAGGGAGAGGCCGAGCTGGTTCGCCACCGACTGGTCCGTCAGGCCGACCAGCATGAGCCCGAGGATCCTGGAGTCCTGGGGATCGAGGCCGGAGTCGTCCGACTGCTCGCCCGGCTGCGGGAACGGGATGGCGTCGCGCCACACACCCTCGAACAGGGCGATGAGGGCGTCCAGCAGGCCCGACGGGTGGATGATCAGCGCGCCCACCAGGTCCGGCGCCAGGTCGGACTCGGCGTCGACCACCGTCTGGATCGGCACGAACGCCAGCCGGTGGTCGAAGATGTACAGCTTGATCGGGACGCGCTCGGAGAACCGTACGTCCTCGCCGTTCTCGACCGCGGCCGCGACGTCGTCCACGCGGAGCACTCCGGTGTCGAGGAACACGCGGTCGATCACCACCCGGTACCGCACGCCGCGCGCCACCGCCTGGTCCTCGGCGGTGTTGTCCTCCGCGGACATCACAAAGACGGGCGGCTTGGTGAACGACTCGACGGTCTCGCGCGCGCCGAGCTGGAGCTGCATGATGCGCTGCTTGACGGCGTCGGCCCCGCGCACCACGTCGACGACGTCGGTCGCCGGCCGCAGCGCGGACGAGCGCCGGAACTCCCCCTCGAGCTCGATCAGCTCCTCCTGCGCCGCACGGATCTCGTCCTTGCGGCTGGCGAGCAGCGCGCCCAGCGCGATCTCGGGGGGAGCGGCCTGGAAGCGTGAGTCGTCGCCGCTCTGCCGGGCCGCGAGGCCGTGGCTCTCCAGGGTGCGGAGCACGTCCAGCGCGTCCCCCGGCTCGCAGCCGAGCCTGCGTCCCAGCTCCGCGGCGTCCAGGGACGGGGACGCGACGAGCTCGCGGTATGCGAGCGACTGTGACTTGGTCAGGCCGAGCACGTCGCCGAGCATGGCAACCTCCGGATGAAGTTCGTAGCGCCGTGGTGAGGATACGGGATTGGTAACCTCCGGCTCGTGACCACCAAGGACGTGAGCTTTCCCGGTGCAGACGGCGAGTCGGTCGCCGGCCGCTGGTACCTGCCCGACGGCGACCCGGTCGGCGTCGTGGCGATCGCGCCCGCCATGGCCATCCCGATGCGGTTCTACCGGTACACCGCGGCCTGGCTCGCGGACCGCGGTTTCGCGGTGCTCACGTTCTCGTACCGCGGCTCGGAACCTGCGCTCTACGGCCCCATGCGGGACTCCACGGCGACCGCCCTGAGCTGGTACCACGACGCCGAGGTGGCTGCGATCCACGCCCGCGCCCGGGCCGACGCCGCAGGTGTCCCGCTCACCTGGGTCGGTCATTCGTTCGGCGGCCAGAGCCTGGGCTTCCTGTCCGACATCGGTGTGGACCGCTGCGTCATGGTGGCCTCGGGGACGGGCTGGCACGGCAAGGCCTCGCCACTGATCAAGACCTGGTCGCCGCTGTTGTGGCGAGCGATCGCACCGGCGGCGACGGCGCTGGCGGGCTATTACCCGGGCCGCCGACTCGGGATCCTGGACGACCTGCCTGGCGGC is drawn from Promicromonospora sp. Populi and contains these coding sequences:
- a CDS encoding helix-turn-helix domain-containing protein; this translates as MLGDVLGLTKSQSLAYRELVASPSLDAAELGRRLGCEPGDALDVLRTLESHGLAARQSGDDSRFQAAPPEIALGALLASRKDEIRAAQEELIELEGEFRRSSALRPATDVVDVVRGADAVKQRIMQLQLGARETVESFTKPPVFVMSAEDNTAEDQAVARGVRYRVVIDRVFLDTGVLRVDDVAAAVENGEDVRFSERVPIKLYIFDHRLAFVPIQTVVDAESDLAPDLVGALIIHPSGLLDALIALFEGVWRDAIPFPQPGEQSDDSGLDPQDSRILGLMLVGLTDQSVANQLGLSLRTVQRRVKVLMDIAGVSTRIQLGWHAARKGWI
- a CDS encoding LLM class flavin-dependent oxidoreductase, with translation MTTLAYIIRPSNPPARIIPLARAVEAAGIEEIWLWEDCFQSGGISAASAILGATDHVRVGIGVMPTPLRNVALTAMEVATADGMFPGRLIPGIGHGVQSWMAQVGAKAASPLTLMREYSTALRALLAGERVTTSGRYVSLDDVALDWPPARPVRVPVAATGPKSLRLAGEVGDGVVLEDSVGLARLPAALERIAEGRAAADQDAAEEFTVVQFVYGGTGPDAAARLRAETSKTGREVTEDAQLADYAVWGDAQALADGVRRFGAAGADTVAIQPTADDPDLERLADVVGEARELLSEA
- a CDS encoding amidase — translated: MDALHERTAVELRDLLAAGELTPSEVTEYFLDRVERLGPDVGAFATVTPDLARERAAALQKAGVDGPHRSGPPPSGSLWGLPTGDKDLWNRAGVPTGFGSRAFAGLPPAQESDEMVKVLDAAGVVSLGKTAAPELGFPAYTEPVGLPPARTPWDLTRGAGGSSGGAAAAVAAGLLPFAPGSDGGGSIRIPAAACGVVGLKPTRGLLPAGSGVDSLGGLVVNGPIARTVADTALLLEAMLPRDAEGGVAHPYTLRAPSYAAGTYLAAAQRAALPAGGAAGGGVARIGVTTSSAWDGFYDIVVSPEARAGLDAGVRALSGLGHEVTELVLDEAPEYAPAFRTLWMGGASAVPIDDPEILGKLEPLTQWLIRSGREVPARQLGEAVRILTAYERSLIAQLSPYDAVVTPALALTPRPIGWYDAEDPERNFEQQCQYTPFTSWLNVAGLPAITVPTHWTAPTAEAPAGLPMGVQIIGRPGGEPTLLALAAQLEAALPRPHAFPL